In Streptomyces sp. NBC_00878, a single window of DNA contains:
- a CDS encoding acyl-CoA dehydrogenase, translated as MRSGSYLTGSHTQGSSMAVPAHTKTHPVADELAQLLFEGADRERVHGAWRRLVSGKEFAYRPGLPPEKRTALSYERLRLLNDAAGDPVELAADPYRLAGLHEWTGPVDGGLTTLASIHYNLFLGSVLDHDGGRRRDLSAFISLQHTGTFLCTELEHGNDVASMETVAVFDRATGGFHLTTPTPGARKFMPNTSLTGGPKTAVVAARLVVDGEDQGTFLFLTPLSDEKGHLPGVRVQPLPQRTGTPVDHCLTSFDRVWLPRGALLEAEHGRLGPDGTLASNLGNRRKRLLRSINRVTMGKLCMSAGTLGMSRTALTIAVRYAHSRFLAGPKAGERIPLAAHRSHHGRLLHALATAYAMTFLHRSMVSRFAVQTDEDRAEVERDVAVAKGWITWQARAITTECRERCGAQGLFPANGLADLPLNIEGGITAEGDNLVIWVKAASEMVFGHQGVQAGESGDPEGQELTELPFLRDLLAEVERIWQDRARTALREGPSGDPVGRWNVTSDAALEMVSAHARLQAADAFLAAVARAADSRAASLMRNLCLLFLLKQLGEHTGDLLAEGWLTPDHVRALPKAVDTVLGELAPHLMTLVDAFDLPAEVLSGIPIASGGSVGGTATTPEEPGVGVMAAGMY; from the coding sequence GTGCGCAGTGGTTCGTACCTGACCGGTTCCCACACCCAGGGGAGTTCGATGGCCGTGCCCGCACACACGAAGACCCACCCCGTCGCCGACGAGCTGGCTCAGCTGCTCTTCGAGGGCGCCGACCGCGAACGCGTGCACGGGGCCTGGCGTCGGCTCGTCTCCGGCAAGGAGTTCGCGTACCGCCCCGGACTGCCGCCCGAGAAACGGACGGCCCTCTCGTACGAACGGCTGCGGCTCCTCAACGACGCGGCCGGTGATCCGGTGGAGCTGGCGGCCGATCCGTACCGCCTCGCCGGGCTGCACGAGTGGACGGGGCCGGTGGACGGCGGGCTGACCACGCTCGCGAGCATCCACTACAACCTGTTCCTCGGCAGCGTCCTCGACCACGACGGCGGCCGGCGCAGGGACCTGTCCGCCTTCATCTCGCTCCAGCACACAGGAACGTTTCTCTGCACGGAGTTGGAGCACGGCAATGACGTCGCGTCGATGGAGACGGTCGCGGTGTTCGACCGGGCGACGGGCGGCTTCCACCTCACCACCCCCACCCCGGGCGCACGGAAGTTCATGCCGAACACCAGCCTGACCGGCGGCCCCAAGACGGCGGTGGTCGCCGCCCGCCTCGTCGTCGACGGCGAGGACCAGGGAACCTTCCTCTTCCTGACCCCGCTCAGCGACGAGAAGGGCCACCTCCCCGGAGTACGGGTCCAGCCGCTCCCCCAGCGCACCGGCACCCCGGTCGACCACTGCCTCACCTCGTTCGACCGGGTGTGGCTGCCGCGCGGGGCCCTGCTGGAGGCCGAGCACGGGCGACTCGGCCCCGACGGGACACTGGCCAGCAACCTCGGCAACCGGCGCAAGCGGCTGCTGCGTTCCATCAACCGCGTCACCATGGGCAAGCTGTGCATGAGCGCCGGCACGCTGGGCATGTCACGCACCGCGCTGACCATCGCGGTGCGGTACGCCCACAGCCGCTTCCTGGCCGGACCGAAGGCGGGCGAGCGCATTCCGCTGGCCGCCCACCGCAGCCACCACGGCCGACTGCTGCACGCCCTGGCGACGGCGTACGCGATGACATTCCTGCACCGCTCGATGGTGAGCCGCTTCGCCGTCCAGACGGACGAGGACCGGGCGGAGGTGGAGCGTGACGTGGCCGTGGCCAAGGGCTGGATCACCTGGCAGGCTCGTGCGATCACCACCGAGTGCCGCGAACGCTGCGGCGCCCAGGGCCTCTTCCCAGCCAACGGCCTGGCGGACCTCCCCCTGAACATCGAGGGCGGCATCACCGCCGAGGGCGACAACCTGGTGATCTGGGTGAAGGCCGCCTCCGAGATGGTCTTCGGCCACCAGGGCGTACAGGCGGGTGAGTCCGGCGACCCCGAGGGCCAGGAGCTCACCGAACTCCCCTTCCTGCGCGACCTGTTGGCCGAGGTCGAGCGCATCTGGCAGGACCGGGCACGCACAGCTCTGCGCGAGGGCCCGTCGGGCGATCCGGTCGGCCGCTGGAACGTGACGTCGGACGCCGCCCTGGAGATGGTCTCCGCCCACGCCCGCCTCCAGGCAGCCGACGCGTTCCTCGCCGCGGTCGCCCGGGCGGCAGATTCCCGCGCCGCCTCCCTGATGCGGAACCTGTGCCTGCTGTTCCTGCTGAAGCAACTGGGCGAGCACACGGGCGATCTACTCGCCGAGGGCTGGCTGACGCCGGATCACGTACGCGCCCTGCCGAAGGCCGTCGACACGGTCCTCGGCGAACTCGCACCGCACCTGATGACCCTCGTCGACGCCTTCGACCTGCCGGCGGAGGTGCTGTCGGGCATCCCGATCGCGAGCGGGGGCTCCGTGGGCGGCACCGCGACCACTCCGGAGGAGCCGGGCGTGGGGGTGATGGCCGCGGGGATGTACTGA
- a CDS encoding ScbR family autoregulator-binding transcription factor yields the protein MARQERAIRTRRTLLVAAAEVFDEVGYEAATISDVLKKSGMTKGALYFHFTSKEELAQAVLAAQVESLPRVPEQELKLQQSLDEALLLAYLLKSDTGDPIVQGSVRLTVDQGSPKDHLNRRVPMQAWQDHTQALFQEAKAKGEVLPHADVASLAKLFVGAFTGVQVLSRIMTGRADLAERVADLYRHLMPSIAVPGVLVRLDFTPERAARIHREAMELREAEAEAEADAEAQAGSESEAGPRTGIATGSRTETGTGVAASAGAGAGASVGAGASVGAEAPAEVATAAQ from the coding sequence GTGGCGCGGCAAGAGCGGGCCATTCGGACGCGGCGGACGCTTCTCGTCGCGGCGGCCGAGGTGTTCGACGAGGTCGGATACGAAGCGGCGACCATCTCGGACGTCCTCAAGAAATCGGGCATGACCAAGGGCGCCCTCTACTTCCACTTCACGTCGAAGGAGGAGCTCGCCCAGGCGGTCCTCGCGGCGCAGGTCGAGTCCCTGCCACGGGTGCCCGAACAGGAGTTGAAGCTCCAGCAGTCGCTGGACGAGGCGCTGCTGCTCGCGTATCTGCTCAAGTCCGACACCGGTGATCCGATCGTCCAGGGCAGTGTGCGGCTGACCGTCGACCAGGGGTCGCCCAAGGATCACCTGAACCGGCGGGTGCCGATGCAGGCCTGGCAGGACCACACCCAGGCTCTCTTCCAGGAGGCCAAGGCGAAGGGCGAGGTCCTGCCGCACGCAGATGTGGCCTCGCTCGCGAAGCTGTTCGTCGGCGCCTTCACCGGCGTACAGGTGCTGTCGCGGATCATGACGGGCCGCGCGGATCTGGCGGAGCGGGTGGCCGACCTCTACCGGCACCTGATGCCGTCGATCGCGGTGCCGGGCGTGCTCGTACGGCTGGATTTCACGCCGGAGCGGGCGGCTCGGATCCACCGGGAGGCCATGGAACTGCGCGAGGCGGAGGCTGAAGCGGAGGCGGACGCCGAGGCCCAGGCCGGGAGCGAGAGCGAGGCCGGTCCGCGGACGGGCATCGCGACCGGCTCGCGGACTGAGACCGGGACCGGGGTCGCGGCCTCAGCCGGCGCCGGCGCCGGAGCCTCAGTCGGGGCCGGAGCCTCAGTCGGGGCCGAGGCGCCCGCCGAGGTCGCGACCGCCGCTCAGTGA
- a CDS encoding enolase C-terminal domain-like protein has translation MSQPTVTHFAVYPVAGRDSMELNLSGAHGPYFTRNIVVLKDSEGRTGLGEVPGGEKITQTLRDAEALVLGAKVGDYKRVLRAIGDRFADRDSGGRGGQTFDLRTTVHAVTAVEAALLDLLGQHLDVPVTALLGDGQQRDTVRVLGYLFYVGDPGRTDLEYVREPDSDVDWYRVRHEEALTPEAIVRQAEAAHDLYGFRDFKLKGGVLAGAEEVEAVRALKDRFPEARITLDPNGAWSLREAITLCTPLLGTLAYAEDPCGAEGGYSGREILAEFRRATGLPTATNMIATDWRQMTHALALQSVSIPLADPHFWTMQGSVRVAQLCNAMGLTWGCHSNNHFDISLAMVTHCGAAAPGAYNALDTHWIWQEGLERLTVAPPRITSGEIAVPDAPGLGIELDVDRLLAAHDLYKEKALGARDDAAGMRYLVPDWEFDAKRPCLVR, from the coding sequence ATGAGCCAGCCGACCGTCACCCACTTCGCCGTCTATCCCGTCGCCGGCCGCGACTCCATGGAGCTGAACCTCTCCGGCGCCCACGGTCCCTACTTCACCCGCAACATCGTCGTCCTCAAGGACTCCGAGGGCCGTACGGGACTCGGTGAGGTCCCCGGTGGCGAGAAGATCACCCAGACCCTCCGTGACGCCGAAGCCCTCGTCCTCGGTGCGAAGGTGGGCGACTACAAGCGGGTCCTGCGCGCGATCGGGGACCGGTTCGCCGACCGCGACTCGGGCGGACGCGGCGGCCAGACCTTCGACCTGCGCACCACCGTCCACGCGGTCACCGCCGTCGAGGCGGCGCTGCTCGACCTCCTCGGCCAGCACCTCGACGTACCGGTCACGGCCCTTCTCGGCGACGGCCAACAGCGAGACACCGTACGGGTGTTGGGCTACCTCTTCTACGTCGGCGACCCCGGCCGCACCGACCTGGAGTACGTCCGTGAGCCCGACTCGGACGTCGACTGGTACCGCGTCAGGCACGAGGAGGCCCTGACGCCGGAGGCCATCGTCCGCCAGGCGGAGGCCGCCCACGACCTCTACGGCTTCCGGGACTTCAAGCTCAAGGGCGGGGTCCTGGCGGGCGCGGAGGAGGTCGAGGCCGTGCGGGCACTCAAGGACCGCTTCCCCGAGGCGCGTATCACCCTCGATCCGAACGGCGCGTGGTCGCTGCGCGAGGCGATCACACTCTGTACGCCGCTCCTGGGCACCCTCGCCTACGCCGAGGACCCCTGTGGGGCGGAAGGCGGTTACTCGGGGCGCGAGATCCTGGCCGAGTTCCGCCGAGCCACCGGTCTCCCGACCGCGACGAACATGATCGCCACCGACTGGCGCCAGATGACCCACGCCCTCGCCCTCCAGTCGGTCTCCATCCCGCTGGCCGACCCGCACTTCTGGACCATGCAGGGATCGGTACGCGTGGCCCAGCTGTGCAACGCGATGGGGCTGACCTGGGGCTGCCACTCCAACAACCACTTCGACATCTCGCTCGCCATGGTCACCCACTGCGGTGCAGCGGCGCCCGGTGCGTACAACGCGCTCGACACCCACTGGATCTGGCAGGAGGGACTGGAGCGCCTCACGGTTGCGCCGCCTCGCATTACCAGCGGTGAGATCGCCGTCCCCGACGCGCCCGGCCTGGGCATCGAGCTGGACGTGGACCGTCTTCTCGCGGCCCACGACCTTTATAAGGAGAAGGCGCTGGGGGCCCGGGACGATGCCGCGGGTATGCGGTACCTCGTCCCTGACTGGGAGTTCGACGCGAAGCGTCCGTGTCTGGTGCGGTAG